TTCCTTGGCCAGATGGAATTGCCATTTTGATTAGCACCAGTATCCATGGCTCCGACGATAGAGCCAGGGTCATGAGGCGAACCATCCTAAGATATGTGTGCCTGTGCCAGGTGATAGTCTTCACCATGATATCGCCGCGTGTCAAGCGCCGATTCCCCACCTACAACCACATCATTGAGGCTGGCTTTCTGCTGGAGaacgaaaagaaaatcatTGAGGCCATGGACCAGGCCTTCCCCAGTTATCCGAAGCACTGGATGCCCATCGTTTGGGCGGCTAGCATTGTGATGAGGGCGCGGAGGGAGAACAAGATCCGGGATGACTACGCCGTCAAGACGATCATCGATGAGTTGAACCAGTTTCGCGGGAATTGTGGCTTCTTGCTCTACTACGATTGGATTAGTGTTCCACTGGTCTACACCCAAGTGGTCACCGTGGCCACCTACTCCTTCTTCCTGTTCAGCATCCTCGGGCAGCAGTGGAACGAAAAACATGCCGACGAGGAGGGTATCAGGATTAGGAGGTGGTTTCCGATCCTGACCGTTCTTCAGTTCTTCTTTTACATGGGTTGGCTCAAGGTGGCCGAGACGCTGATAAATCCTTTCGGAGAGGATGATGACGACTTTGAGGTAATAGTGATTATTTACCTTGGATTTACTATTATATCCAACTggtttaaaattgttttcatacTCAAACTTGTAGTTTAATGCTTTGTTTCACTGCAGCTCAACTGGATAATAGATCGGAATATCACCGTGGCTTATTGCATTGTGGATGAGATGCACCAGGAGCATCCGGAACTCGTTAAGGACCAGTACTGGGAAGAGGTCTTTCCCAATGAAATGCCATACGCTCAGCCAAGTATGCGTCAAAATCCTCCAGAAGCTTCCACGGCCTACATGGAATCACAATCAAAAGTAAAGTTTCTCTCCTGTATTCCCACTTATGAATAGGCTAATTCCCTGATTTCCAGCTCCAAAAACGCCATGGATCTGCAACGTCTACTCTTAGTACCCGATCGCGGTACAACTTCCGACAAAACTTACTGGGAAGACCATCTGCCACTGGCAGCTACTCGGACTCCATCCAAATGGAGGATGGGCCCTCGCGAGTGAGCTTCAGTGAgaacaaatttgatttgccaCAGGATGACGCCAACAGCTCACATAAGCCATCGCAATCCACAAGTATATTTCGTATTCTTTtccaaatttattaattaatttatttaaatttattcagtCGATTTCAACGAGCTAATTGAGCAGCGTCGTCGCGAGCGAAGGGAACGCATTCGGCACCGATTTCTGGATATGCAAAGTACCCACCTGCGCCACGATACTTCCGGTGCCCCCTATACGATCACGGTTCTCCGCCCTCCCTCCGATGAAGCTCTGTCCGAGAATCAGGAGGCCGGGGACGGGGCTCAGCAGGATCCGTCGAGCAGCAAGGACCCCCCtccaaataaaacagaaaagcagGACTAGAATTATTAAAAtcacaatttattatttttcggaGTCATCACTGCTCTTTTTACTGTCCTTGTCCTCATCCGGGCGTCTTTGACTGATGTAGCTTCTGTCGGTCTGGACCTCGGAATTCTTCCGCGGGACATTAGTCCGACTAGATCCTGCCGAGTCTCCATTCGAACCAAGTTCCCCTTTGAGCAGCTCCATGGCGAGGGCGGCTTGTTGAATCTGCCGGTTCACACGCTCCCTTTCCCGCTTCTCCTTGAGCCGCTCAAAGTCGTCCTTGCTGCTCGAGTTTAGAGTCCTTGCATCCACCTCGTCCTCCATCTCCTCTCCGATCTTCGAGTCGAGGGTATCCCTACTCTGGTCCAAGGAATACGACACCGACACCGAACTCTTGCTCCATGTGAACTCACGGCGTGCGAATCGGATAGTTACTTCCGGGTTGTATTCATCCTCATCGTCGAAGTCGGTGAAGTCGTGTTCCAAACTCACCTCGCTCTTCGTCAATGTCGCGGTGTTGACTTTCGGGATGCCCAACCGGGCGGTGGAGGCTTCCGGATGCTCGGCCCTTTCGGACTCCACCGCATAGGGCAACTCTGCGGGAAAGACCTCGTCCCAGTACTGGTCCCTCACCAACTGCGGATGATCATTGTGCATCTCATCAACTATCAGGTAACTGACTTGCAGGTTCCGATCGATCAGCCAGTTCAGTTCgaagtcgtcgtcgtcgtcgccaaAAGGACAAATCAAGGTCTCGGCCACCTTCAGCCAGcccataaaaaagaaaaactccAAGGTGCTGAACAGCGGAAAGTAATAACTAACTACATTATTGTAGTGCTTGATATCCCGGTCGATCCACTGGTGGCCAAATATGGCGGCCACGAAGTACGAGTAGACGGCCAGGGTTACGACCTGGAAAAATATTGCGTTTTGGATAATCTACAGTATAAAGGGGCAGAATGGAATGGTGAGCTAACCTGTGTGTAGACCAGTGGCACTGAGATTGTGTCGTAGTGGATGAGCATATTGCATCCAGCGCGGAACTTATTGAGCTCATCAATCATGGACTTCAGTGAGAAGTCATCCCATATTCTACCTTCCTTCCGAGCTCTTGTTACAATACTGGCCGCCCAAACGATGGGCATCCAGTACTTGGGGTGCTTTGGAAACTTGACATCCATTGCCTTCATAATATTTGCCTCATTGGCGTTCAGCAGACCCACCTCAATCAACTGATCGTAGGTTGGAAAACGACGCTTGATAACTGGCGATATCATGGAAAGCACCATGGTCAATGCCAAGCACACATATCTCATAATCGTGCGTCTCATCAGACGACCGTGTTCATCTTGCCCGCGGACCAGGGCACTCACATATACCGCCAGAGGATCTGGCCAAGGAACCGTGATGTACTGGTTCCACCAGCGTTCTATGATGATGCCCACATAGAAGCCCAGCACGAAGGAGAGCGGAATCAGGTTGCTATAGCTGTGGCAGTACATCACAATGTCCTCGAAAATACTAGGGGGTTGGAGGTTATACAAATAGTAACTTTCTTAAAGTGGGTTTATTTAGATGTACTTAATAATAATCTAAAATTCTAAGATCATAAGGAAATCAATGAATTACTTACGGCTTATCGACGTCCCTGAGAGCATAGCGATATATCACAGCCGTGAAGTAGAAGCAGCACAGGAATGCCAGGAGATCCACCCATATTATCTTGTAGATACTCGCGCGCCATCTGCCGCATTATCAGATATTTCAGTAACTATGGCAGTGGGCCAATCGGAGATGGCTCACCTCATCAAAAGCTTCCAGAAGCAGCCAAAATGGCTGCATGTTGCCACCTCAGCGGTGTAAGAGACAGTCATACTCGAGAATTGTCAATTGGAAAACTTTAATAATGCCGAACGGCTGGGAAATCGacttggcaatggcaatggcagtggcaattggaatggaaatggaaatgggaaggGGAAACACTTTGTGAGGCCATAAGCAAAGCCAACTTTGAAATTAGTTCTAGTCTTCGGTTTGGCTCGGGGGTAATTTTCCCACTCAAGCATTAAACGAAGGCAATTTGGTAGGCGCGTCACATTTTGTGGGcgtaattatttaaattagatCATTTATATTTGCCGCCAGCCCAAC
This genomic interval from Drosophila teissieri strain GT53w chromosome 3L, Prin_Dtei_1.1, whole genome shotgun sequence contains the following:
- the LOC122616550 gene encoding bestrophin-4 isoform X2, producing MTVSYTAEVATCSHFGCFWKLLMRWRASIYKIIWVDLLAFLCCFYFTAVIYRYALRDVDKPIFEDIVMYCHSYSNLIPLSFVLGFYVGIIIERWWNQYITVPWPDPLAVYVSALVRGQDEHGRLMRRTIMRYVCLALTMVLSMISPVIKRRFPTYDQLIEVGLLNANEANIMKAMDVKFPKHPKYWMPIVWAASIVTRARKEGRIWDDFSLKSMIDELNKFRAGCNMLIHYDTISVPLVYTQVVTLAVYSYFVAAIFGHQWIDRDIKHYNNVVSYYFPLFSTLEFFFFMGWLKVAETLICPFGDDDDDFELNWLIDRNLQVSYLIVDEMHNDHPQLVRDQYWDEVFPAELPYAVESERAEHPEASTARLGIPKVNTATLTKSEVSLEHDFTDFDDEDEYNPEVTIRFARREFTWSKSSVSVSYSLDQSRDTLDSKIGEEMEDEVDARTLNSSSKDDFERLKEKRERERVNRQIQQAALAMELLKGELGSNGDSAGSSRTNVPRKNSEVQTDRSYISQRRPDEDKDSKKSSDDSEK
- the LOC122616551 gene encoding bestrophin-4 — translated: MSRLTFNQKEFFIMTVTYTSRVSTSSVVSNFLGLLVRWRGSIYKLVWLDLMVFFGLYCLLAVTYRLLVNEEGKRFFEAIISYCEKNGTLIPLSFVLGFFVRIVMNRWWDQYTTIPWPDGIAILISTSIHGSDDRARVMRRTILRYVCLCQVIVFTMISPRVKRRFPTYNHIIEAGFLLENEKKIIEAMDQAFPSYPKHWMPIVWAASIVMRARRENKIRDDYAVKTIIDELNQFRGNCGFLLYYDWISVPLVYTQVVTVATYSFFLFSILGQQWNEKHADEEGIRIRRWFPILTVLQFFFYMGWLKVAETLINPFGEDDDDFELNWIIDRNITVAYCIVDEMHQEHPELVKDQYWEEVFPNEMPYAQPSMRQNPPEASTAYMESQSKLQKRHGSATSTLSTRSRYNFRQNLLGRPSATGSYSDSIQMEDGPSRVSFSENKFDLPQDDANSSHKPSQSTIDFNELIEQRRRERRERIRHRFLDMQSTHLRHDTSGAPYTITVLRPPSDEALSENQEAGDGAQQDPSSSKDPPPNKTEKQD
- the LOC122616550 gene encoding bestrophin-2 isoform X1; the encoded protein is MTVSYTAEVATCSHFGCFWKLLMRWRASIYKIIWVDLLAFLCCFYFTAVIYRYALRDVDKPYYLYNLQPPSIFEDIVMYCHSYSNLIPLSFVLGFYVGIIIERWWNQYITVPWPDPLAVYVSALVRGQDEHGRLMRRTIMRYVCLALTMVLSMISPVIKRRFPTYDQLIEVGLLNANEANIMKAMDVKFPKHPKYWMPIVWAASIVTRARKEGRIWDDFSLKSMIDELNKFRAGCNMLIHYDTISVPLVYTQVVTLAVYSYFVAAIFGHQWIDRDIKHYNNVVSYYFPLFSTLEFFFFMGWLKVAETLICPFGDDDDDFELNWLIDRNLQVSYLIVDEMHNDHPQLVRDQYWDEVFPAELPYAVESERAEHPEASTARLGIPKVNTATLTKSEVSLEHDFTDFDDEDEYNPEVTIRFARREFTWSKSSVSVSYSLDQSRDTLDSKIGEEMEDEVDARTLNSSSKDDFERLKEKRERERVNRQIQQAALAMELLKGELGSNGDSAGSSRTNVPRKNSEVQTDRSYISQRRPDEDKDSKKSSDDSEK